The genomic DNA AAAGTCGACAGCGTGGTGCGCACATCGAAGGCGCGCAGTGCGGGCATGTCGTCGCCCGGGTGGCCGTTGAGCATCTTGTGCAGCGCTTGCCAAGGGTCCAGACGCGCTGCGTCGCCCAACGGCGGAATGGTGTCCATCAACCGCCCGTCGAAACCGTGGCAGTTGACGCAAATGGTCGAAAAATGCGCCGACGCATTGACCGGGTCGGTCATCGCCCGACCCGTGGCCCGGTCGATCACCCGGTCCATCGGCACCAAGCCCTTGATGATGAAATTGGCAATGTCACGCATGGCCTGGTCGTCGAAAATATCCCCATAGCCATGCTTGTCGTCGCGCAACACCGCCATGACGTCGTCGGGGGTTTTGCCGATCATTCCCGACACGCCCTTAAAGCCGGTGTAGTTGTCGCCGCTCGCGAAAGCCCCCTTGTCGCCGAGATAGTCCCAACCGTGACAACTGACACAGCGCCAGGTCTGCCACGGGGTCTTCGCAAGTGCGCCCTCGGCGGGATAGAGCGGGTGTGCCTCTTTGGGCTTTTTCAGCGCCAGTTCGCGCATCCAGTCGTCATACATTCGACCGCCTGCCGCCACCGACGCGACCAACTCCTGATCCGCTTGCGACACTTCAGGGGTCTCGGCGGCTTGGGTATTTTGGGCCTGCCATGCCGTCAGCGACAACAACGCGGCGCCAAAAACCAGCGAACGGGAGATTATATTGGACTTCAACGGGGCCTTGCGCATGATCTTGCCTCTTATCGTAACGGTCTAGGAGTGCGAGTGGATGGGGCGGGATCAGAAATCCGCGCCCTTGGGCAATTCGTGCACCACGCCCTTGTGGCATTGGATGCAATGACCGCCGTCCTTTTGCGCTTCTTGGTGCTTGCGCCGCGCGCGACGCCCCTGCTCGTCCATCAGCATGTTATCGAAATCATGACAGTTGCGGCATTCCTGAGAACCACGCGCCTCCATCTTGGCCCATACCCGCTTGGCCATGGCTAGGCGCTGCTCTTCGAACTGCTCCTTGCTGTCGATGGTGCCCAAGATTTCATGCAACACGTCTTTGTAGGCCAAAACCTTGGCAATCAACTTGTCGGGATATTCTTGGGGCACGTGACAATCGGGGCAACCAGCCTGGATGCCCACGGTGTTTTGGAAGTGAAAGCTCTTTTTGTATTCTTCGTACGGGTGCGTCATGGAATGGCACGATACGCAGAATTCCATGGTGTTGGTCATCGCCACGCCTTTGGTGAAAACGACCAGGAATATCGCCGTCGCCACGACA from Magnetovibrio sp. includes the following:
- a CDS encoding c-type cytochrome, whose product is MRKAPLKSNIISRSLVFGAALLSLTAWQAQNTQAAETPEVSQADQELVASVAAGGRMYDDWMRELALKKPKEAHPLYPAEGALAKTPWQTWRCVSCHGWDYLGDKGAFASGDNYTGFKGVSGMIGKTPDDVMAVLRDDKHGYGDIFDDQAMRDIANFIIKGLVPMDRVIDRATGRAMTDPVNASAHFSTICVNCHGFDGRLMDTIPPLGDAARLDPWQALHKMLNGHPGDDMPALRAFDVRTTLSTLAFVQGLPPRDPLFSIARGGKLYDDWAAEIDTKYPGDAHPAFPKGEKVETGSSTWRCVECHGWDYKGAHGVRGIRNMVGAHPGAIIKVLQDETHALDHKLHYADLYDLASFVSQGQVDMNEYIDARSLEARGEAGNSTQYYLTLCATCHGDEGKAIRTMPPLGRVATERPWQALHKVLHGHPGDQMPAWQAAMSPSIIKDVLAKLQTLPKRK
- a CDS encoding NapC/NirT family cytochrome c, whose amino-acid sequence is MKAILNWLKKPIMLWAGVLGGVVATAIFLVVFTKGVAMTNTMEFCVSCHSMTHPYEEYKKSFHFQNTVGIQAGCPDCHVPQEYPDKLIAKVLAYKDVLHEILGTIDSKEQFEEQRLAMAKRVWAKMEARGSQECRNCHDFDNMLMDEQGRRARRKHQEAQKDGGHCIQCHKGVVHELPKGADF